One region of Salinirubrum litoreum genomic DNA includes:
- a CDS encoding [LysW]-lysine hydrolase: MTATQHPSVDPVSARQLLVDLVSTPSVSGEEAEAAELLVEFFRSHGREAWLDEVGNVRAPADDSVLLTSHIDTVPGDVPVSVKGAGGEDEADVSADEAELWGRGSVDATGPLAAMAVSAVETGVSFAGVVEEETTSNGARHLCETREEPDAVVNGEPSGWQGITLGYRGFLDGTYVATSELGHSSRPEDNAIQSAVSWWSRVADYFAGGDDYAPVFEQVTTKPVSFDGGPSEDGLAVEATVEVQFRIPPSLSPDDVREVADGTLGRGTVHWQEPIPPVMESPRTEVARAFRVAIRSAGGDPRLVRKTGTSDMNLYADAWDCPMVTYGPGDSDLDHAPNEHLPLSEYDRSVGVLSDVAETLAGDD; this comes from the coding sequence ATGACCGCAACCCAACACCCGAGCGTCGATCCCGTCTCTGCTCGGCAGTTGCTGGTCGACCTCGTCTCGACGCCGTCGGTGTCGGGCGAGGAGGCCGAGGCGGCCGAACTGCTGGTCGAGTTCTTCCGGTCGCACGGCCGGGAGGCGTGGCTCGACGAGGTCGGCAACGTCCGCGCGCCGGCAGACGATTCGGTCCTGTTGACCTCGCACATCGACACCGTCCCCGGCGACGTGCCGGTGTCGGTGAAGGGGGCGGGCGGCGAGGACGAGGCGGACGTGTCGGCCGACGAGGCCGAACTGTGGGGCCGCGGGAGCGTCGACGCGACCGGGCCCCTCGCGGCGATGGCCGTCTCGGCCGTCGAGACCGGCGTCTCCTTCGCGGGCGTCGTCGAGGAGGAGACGACCTCGAACGGTGCGCGCCACCTCTGTGAGACGCGCGAGGAACCGGACGCGGTCGTCAACGGCGAACCCTCCGGCTGGCAGGGCATCACGCTCGGCTACCGTGGGTTCCTCGACGGGACCTACGTCGCCACCAGCGAACTCGGCCACTCCTCGCGGCCCGAGGACAACGCGATCCAGTCGGCCGTCTCGTGGTGGTCCCGGGTCGCGGACTACTTCGCGGGCGGCGACGACTACGCGCCCGTCTTCGAGCAGGTGACGACGAAGCCGGTCAGCTTCGACGGCGGCCCCAGCGAGGACGGCCTGGCCGTGGAGGCGACCGTGGAGGTGCAGTTCCGCATCCCGCCGTCGCTGTCGCCCGACGACGTGCGCGAGGTGGCGGACGGCACCCTCGGTCGTGGGACGGTCCACTGGCAGGAGCCCATCCCGCCGGTGATGGAGAGTCCCCGGACCGAGGTCGCGCGGGCGTTCCGCGTGGCGATTCGGAGCGCGGGCGGGGACCCTCGACTCGTGCGGAAGACCGGGACGAGCGACATGAACCTCTACGCCGACGCGTGGGACTGCCCGATGGTGACCTACGGCCCCGGCGACTCGGATCTGGACCACGCGCCGAACGAGCACCTCCCGCTGTCGGAGTACGACCGCTCGGTCGGTGTGCTGTCAGACGTGGCGGAGACGCTGGCGGGTGACGACTGA
- a CDS encoding CDC48 family AAA ATPase, which translates to MNEVQLEVAKAYPNDSGRGIARLDPDTLLHLKLSPGDIIEIEGGETTAAKVWRADRQDWNTDTVRIDGFTRQNADIGIGERVTIRKADAKKADKLVLAPPEEASVQFGSDAAGMVKRQILKRPVVERDIVPVMSSTNHPFMRSPGQAIPLIAVETDPEGVCLITEDTEVELREEPISGFEKTGGGITYEDIGGLQNEIQRVREMVELPMKHPQIFKKLGIEPPQGVLLHGPPGTGKTLLAKAVANETSASFFSIAGPEIISKYYGESEQQLREIFEDAKEESPSIIFIDELDSIAPKREDVTGEVERRVVAQLLTMMDGLEARGQVIVIAATNRVDSVDPALRRPGRFDREIEIGVPDEVGRKEILQIHTRGMPLSDDVSLDHLADETHGFVGADIESLTKEAAMKALRRYLPEIDLDEEDIPPSLIDRMIVKRNDFNGALGEVEPSAMREVLVELPKVTWDDVGGLEEAQSQVQESVEWPLTDPQKFDRMGIEAPKGVLLYGPPGTGKTLMAKAVANETNANFISVRGPQLLSKWVGESEKAIRQTFRKARQVSPCIIFFDELDSLAPSRGQEVGSNVSERVVNQLLTELDGLEEMGDVMVIGATNRPDMIDPALIRSGRFDRLVMIGEPTAEGREQILRIHTQNSPLAPDVSLREVAEMTEGYVGSDLESIGREAAIEALREDDDAEAIEMRHFRKAMESVRPTITDDLMDYYERMKDQFKGGQQGPMADRGSGRIGFQ; encoded by the coding sequence ATGAACGAAGTTCAACTCGAAGTGGCGAAGGCGTACCCGAACGACTCGGGGCGTGGCATCGCCCGTCTCGACCCGGACACGCTGTTGCATCTGAAGCTCTCACCGGGTGACATCATCGAGATCGAAGGCGGCGAGACGACGGCGGCGAAGGTCTGGCGCGCGGACCGACAGGACTGGAACACCGACACCGTGCGCATCGACGGGTTCACCCGGCAGAACGCCGACATCGGCATCGGCGAGCGCGTGACGATCCGGAAGGCGGACGCGAAGAAGGCCGACAAACTCGTCCTCGCGCCGCCCGAGGAGGCGTCGGTGCAGTTCGGCTCCGACGCGGCCGGGATGGTCAAACGGCAGATCCTGAAGCGGCCGGTCGTCGAACGCGACATCGTGCCCGTGATGTCCTCCACGAACCACCCGTTCATGCGGTCGCCGGGACAGGCCATCCCGCTCATCGCCGTGGAGACCGACCCCGAGGGCGTCTGTCTCATCACCGAGGACACCGAGGTCGAACTCCGCGAGGAACCCATCTCGGGCTTCGAGAAGACCGGCGGCGGCATCACCTACGAAGACATCGGCGGCCTGCAAAACGAGATCCAGCGCGTCCGGGAGATGGTCGAACTCCCGATGAAGCACCCGCAGATCTTCAAGAAGTTGGGGATCGAGCCACCGCAGGGGGTGCTGCTCCACGGCCCGCCGGGGACCGGGAAGACCCTGCTGGCGAAGGCCGTCGCCAACGAGACCTCCGCGAGTTTCTTCTCCATCGCGGGCCCGGAGATCATCTCGAAGTACTACGGCGAGTCCGAACAGCAACTGCGTGAGATCTTCGAGGACGCGAAAGAGGAGTCGCCCTCCATCATCTTCATCGACGAACTCGACTCCATCGCGCCGAAGCGCGAGGACGTGACCGGCGAGGTCGAACGCCGGGTCGTCGCCCAGTTGCTGACGATGATGGACGGTCTCGAGGCGCGGGGACAGGTCATCGTCATCGCGGCGACGAACCGCGTGGACTCGGTCGACCCCGCGCTCCGCCGGCCCGGTCGCTTCGACCGTGAGATCGAGATCGGTGTCCCGGACGAAGTGGGCCGGAAAGAGATCCTCCAGATCCACACGCGCGGGATGCCGCTGTCGGACGACGTGAGTCTGGACCACCTCGCCGACGAGACCCACGGCTTCGTCGGCGCGGACATCGAGAGCCTGACGAAGGAGGCCGCGATGAAGGCGCTGCGGCGCTACCTCCCGGAGATCGATCTCGACGAGGAGGACATCCCGCCGAGTCTGATCGACCGGATGATCGTCAAGCGCAACGACTTCAACGGCGCACTCGGCGAGGTCGAACCCTCCGCGATGCGGGAGGTACTCGTCGAACTGCCGAAGGTCACGTGGGACGACGTGGGCGGGCTGGAGGAGGCCCAGAGTCAAGTGCAGGAGTCGGTCGAGTGGCCGCTGACCGACCCACAGAAGTTCGACCGGATGGGCATCGAGGCCCCGAAGGGGGTCCTGCTGTACGGCCCGCCCGGCACCGGCAAGACGCTGATGGCGAAGGCCGTCGCCAACGAGACGAACGCGAACTTCATCTCGGTCAGAGGGCCGCAACTGCTGTCGAAGTGGGTCGGTGAGTCGGAGAAGGCGATCAGGCAGACCTTCCGGAAGGCCCGGCAGGTGTCGCCGTGTATCATCTTCTTCGACGAACTCGACAGCCTCGCGCCGTCTCGCGGGCAGGAGGTCGGGAGCAACGTCTCCGAGCGCGTCGTCAACCAACTGCTGACCGAGTTGGACGGCTTAGAGGAGATGGGCGACGTGATGGTCATCGGTGCGACGAACCGCCCGGACATGATCGACCCCGCCCTGATTCGCTCGGGTCGGTTCGACCGCCTCGTCATGATCGGCGAACCGACCGCCGAGGGACGCGAACAGATCCTCCGCATCCACACGCAGAACAGTCCGCTCGCCCCGGACGTGAGCCTGCGCGAGGTCGCGGAGATGACCGAGGGCTACGTCGGGTCCGACCTGGAGTCCATCGGCCGCGAGGCCGCAATCGAGGCGCTCCGGGAGGACGACGACGCGGAGGCCATCGAGATGCGCCACTTCCGGAAGGCGATGGAGTCGGTCCGGCCGACGATCACCGACGACCTGATGGACTACTACGAGCGCATGAAAGACCAGTTCAAGGGCGGCCAGCAGGGACCGATGGCCGACCGTGGCAGCGGGCGGATCGGCTTCCAGTAA
- a CDS encoding aspartate aminotransferase family protein: MSGFVFSEKPIQIERGTGPYLYTDDGTEYLDFGASYAVAPLGHSHPAVVDAVQTQVADLTYVQASYPTSVRTETYEKLATLAPGNIDKVWLCNSGTEANEAAMKFARSATGREKIVATKRGFHGRTLGALAMTWKQKYKKPFEPLAGGIEFVDYGDAEQLADAVDDETAAVFLEPVQGEGGIHPAPTGYLQAARDACDDAGAALVFDEIQTGVGRTGLLWASERAGVVPDILTTAKGIASGLPLGATLCKEWIAEDCGNHGSTFSGGPVVCAAANATLDTLVEEDLPANANRMGSYLTSHLRAEHGDDVREVRGLGLMLGIEVKRGANRLLKQLALREQFLALPAGRSVLRLLPPLTIDEEQADEALAALGEVL, translated from the coding sequence ATGAGCGGCTTCGTCTTCTCGGAGAAACCGATCCAGATCGAACGCGGCACGGGACCGTACCTCTACACCGACGACGGCACGGAGTACCTCGACTTCGGCGCGAGTTACGCGGTCGCGCCGCTGGGCCACTCCCACCCCGCCGTCGTGGACGCGGTCCAGACACAGGTCGCGGACCTGACCTACGTGCAGGCGTCGTACCCGACGAGCGTCCGCACCGAGACCTACGAGAAACTGGCGACGCTCGCACCCGGCAACATCGACAAGGTGTGGCTCTGCAACTCCGGCACGGAGGCCAACGAGGCGGCGATGAAGTTCGCCCGGAGCGCCACGGGGAGAGAGAAGATCGTCGCCACGAAGCGCGGGTTCCACGGCCGGACGCTGGGCGCGCTGGCGATGACGTGGAAACAGAAGTACAAGAAGCCGTTCGAGCCGCTGGCCGGCGGCATCGAGTTCGTCGACTACGGCGACGCGGAACAACTGGCCGACGCAGTCGACGACGAGACGGCCGCCGTCTTCCTCGAACCGGTGCAGGGCGAGGGCGGCATCCACCCCGCACCGACCGGCTACCTGCAGGCCGCCCGCGACGCCTGCGACGACGCTGGTGCGGCGCTCGTGTTCGACGAGATCCAGACGGGCGTCGGGCGGACCGGCCTGCTGTGGGCCTCCGAACGCGCCGGCGTCGTGCCGGACATCCTGACGACCGCGAAGGGCATCGCCTCGGGACTGCCCCTCGGGGCGACGCTCTGCAAGGAGTGGATCGCCGAGGACTGCGGCAACCACGGCTCGACGTTCTCGGGCGGCCCGGTGGTCTGTGCGGCCGCGAACGCGACGCTCGACACGCTGGTCGAGGAAGACCTGCCCGCGAACGCGAACCGGATGGGGAGCTACCTCACCAGTCACCTCCGCGCGGAACACGGCGACGACGTGCGCGAGGTCCGCGGCCTGGGCCTGATGCTCGGCATCGAGGTCAAGCGCGGCGCGAACCGCCTGCTGAAACAGTTGGCGCTGCGAGAGCAGTTCCTCGCGCTCCCTGCGGGGCGGTCGGTGCTTCGCCTTCTGCCGCCGCTGACCATCGACGAGGAGCAGGCCGACGAGGCGCTCGCGGCGCTCGGAGAGGTGCTGTGA
- the argC gene encoding N-acetyl-gamma-glutamyl-phosphate reductase, protein MTLEASVVGGSGFTGGELLRLLSGHPEFAVTQATSRSYDGKTVGSVHPNLRGLDLRFSDPTDLDSVDVLFAATPHGVSMEQIDEFEDAADTVVDLSADFRLSQESQYDEWYDGHVCPEYLEKSEYALPEINRENLPGADLIAAGGCNATATILGLKPLFDADILSGDEQVVVDVKVGSSEGGAGGGEASSHPERSGIVRPYAPTGHRHEAEIEEFLGLSVSFTVHAVDMTRGAAATCHVFPDGPVSKGDLWGAYRESYEDEPFMRMVAGGSGVYRYPEPKAVAGSNFGEVGFEVDPGNKRLVVFSAIDNMMKGSAGQAVHAANVALGFEETAGLDFAGLHPVGAP, encoded by the coding sequence ATGACGCTCGAAGCCAGCGTCGTCGGCGGTTCGGGCTTCACGGGCGGGGAACTGCTCCGCCTGCTGTCGGGTCACCCCGAGTTCGCGGTCACACAGGCCACGAGCAGGAGCTACGACGGCAAGACGGTCGGGTCGGTCCACCCCAACCTCAGAGGGCTGGACCTGCGCTTTTCGGACCCCACCGACCTCGATTCGGTGGACGTGCTGTTCGCCGCGACACCCCACGGCGTCTCGATGGAACAGATCGACGAATTCGAGGACGCCGCGGACACCGTGGTCGACCTCTCGGCGGACTTCCGCCTCTCGCAGGAGTCGCAGTACGACGAGTGGTACGACGGGCACGTCTGTCCCGAGTACCTCGAGAAGTCCGAGTACGCACTCCCCGAGATCAACCGCGAGAACCTGCCCGGTGCAGACCTGATCGCGGCCGGTGGCTGTAACGCCACCGCGACGATTCTCGGCCTCAAGCCGCTGTTCGACGCGGACATCCTCTCCGGCGACGAGCAGGTCGTCGTCGACGTGAAGGTCGGCTCCTCGGAGGGCGGCGCGGGCGGCGGGGAGGCGTCCAGTCACCCCGAACGCTCCGGCATCGTCCGCCCCTACGCGCCGACCGGCCACCGCCACGAGGCGGAGATTGAGGAGTTCCTCGGCCTCTCCGTCTCCTTCACGGTCCACGCGGTGGACATGACGCGCGGCGCGGCGGCCACCTGCCACGTCTTCCCGGACGGCCCCGTCTCGAAGGGCGACCTCTGGGGCGCGTACCGCGAGAGCTACGAGGACGAACCGTTCATGCGCATGGTCGCCGGCGGCAGCGGCGTCTACCGCTACCCCGAACCGAAGGCAGTCGCGGGGTCCAACTTCGGCGAGGTCGGCTTCGAGGTCGACCCCGGCAACAAGCGACTCGTGGTCTTCTCGGCCATCGACAACATGATGAAAGGCTCGGCCGGCCAGGCGGTCCACGCCGCGAACGTCGCCCTCGGCTTCGAGGAGACCGCCGGACTGGACTTCGCCGGCCTGCATCCCGTGGGGGCACCCTGA
- the argF gene encoding ornithine carbamoyltransferase, which yields MVRHFLDVDDLSVAELHEVLDTAAALKAGEYDTAPLAGESLTMVFEKPSTRTRVSFETGMTSLGGHAVFLGPDDIGLHGREPIKDIARVLSRYGSATMVRLFDHADAEEMAAYATAPVINGLTDDAHPCQTLADLLTIRDLFGDFDAEVAWVGDGNNVAQSFAVGAAMVGLDLTVATPDGYELDDEVLNRAAEYEGTVTTTDDPGQAVADADVVYTDVWISMGEEDRREQKLSAFDGFQVNAELVGDDAVVMHCLPAHRGEEITDGVLESERSVVWRQAENRKHAQCGLLVELLG from the coding sequence ATGGTCCGCCACTTCCTCGACGTGGACGACCTGTCGGTGGCGGAACTGCACGAGGTGCTGGACACCGCCGCCGCGCTGAAAGCCGGCGAGTACGACACCGCGCCGCTCGCGGGCGAGTCGCTGACGATGGTGTTCGAGAAACCCTCGACCCGGACGCGGGTCTCCTTCGAGACCGGGATGACGAGTCTCGGCGGGCACGCGGTCTTTCTCGGCCCGGACGACATCGGCCTGCACGGGCGGGAACCGATCAAGGACATCGCCCGCGTGCTCTCGCGGTACGGGTCGGCGACGATGGTCCGCCTGTTCGACCACGCCGACGCCGAGGAGATGGCCGCCTACGCCACCGCGCCGGTGATCAACGGCCTGACCGACGACGCACATCCCTGTCAGACGCTCGCGGACCTGCTGACGATCCGGGACCTGTTCGGCGACTTCGACGCCGAGGTGGCCTGGGTCGGCGACGGGAACAACGTCGCCCAGTCGTTCGCGGTCGGCGCGGCGATGGTCGGCCTCGATCTGACCGTGGCGACACCCGACGGCTACGAACTCGACGACGAGGTGCTGAACCGGGCCGCCGAGTACGAGGGGACCGTGACCACCACGGACGATCCGGGGCAGGCCGTCGCGGACGCGGACGTGGTCTACACCGACGTGTGGATCAGCATGGGCGAGGAGGACCGCCGCGAGCAGAAGCTGTCGGCGTTCGACGGCTTCCAGGTGAACGCCGAGTTGGTCGGCGACGACGCGGTCGTGATGCACTGTCTGCCGGCCCACCGCGGCGAGGAGATCACCGACGGCGTGCTGGAGAGCGAGCGGTCGGTCGTCTGGCGGCAGGCCGAGAACCGGAAACACGCACAGTGCGGGCTGTTGGTAGAGCTGTTGGGCTGA
- a CDS encoding radical SAM protein yields the protein MFDTSERPVVLIWEVTQACELACDHCRADAHPTRHPDELTTAEGKQLLDDAATEFGEGQVVVLSGGDPLKRPDLPELIDYGTDRGLRMSLTPSGTQSLTPERVRGLADAGLSRMALSFDGGDAESHDRFRGESGSFEDTVEAAEAAREAGISLQINTTVCAETVDDLPAIRDLVADLGAIRWSVFFLVPVGRGATLDPVPPMQADAVMAWLDRVESEASFALKTTEAPQYRRVQQQVDPPGDAGDRGTTGPPPGVANGDGGGPPPGVDTDGDGGGPPPGVGDVSTDDADSGPPPGATVGRPSVLAGDGFAFVSHTGEVYPSGFLPKSAGNVRESSVAALYRESDLFTALRDRDELRGKCGACEFRWVCGGSRSRAYAATGDPLAADPLCPHEPEG from the coding sequence GTGTGAGTTGGCCTGTGACCACTGCCGGGCCGACGCCCACCCGACCCGGCACCCCGACGAGTTGACGACGGCGGAGGGGAAGCAGTTGCTCGACGACGCGGCGACCGAGTTCGGCGAGGGGCAGGTTGTCGTCCTCTCGGGGGGCGACCCCCTGAAGCGGCCGGATCTGCCGGAGTTGATCGACTACGGCACGGACCGCGGTCTGCGGATGTCGCTGACGCCCAGCGGCACGCAGTCGCTGACGCCCGAGCGAGTGCGGGGCCTCGCGGACGCCGGCCTGTCGCGGATGGCGCTCAGTTTCGACGGCGGGGACGCCGAGAGCCACGACCGCTTCCGTGGCGAGTCGGGGAGTTTCGAAGACACCGTCGAAGCGGCCGAGGCCGCGCGCGAGGCCGGCATCTCGCTCCAGATCAACACGACCGTCTGTGCCGAGACGGTCGACGACCTCCCCGCGATTCGTGACCTCGTCGCCGACCTCGGTGCGATCCGGTGGAGCGTCTTCTTCCTCGTCCCCGTGGGTCGGGGGGCGACACTCGACCCCGTCCCCCCGATGCAGGCCGACGCGGTGATGGCGTGGCTGGATCGCGTCGAGAGCGAGGCCTCGTTCGCGCTGAAGACGACCGAGGCTCCCCAGTACCGCCGCGTCCAGCAGCAGGTCGACCCGCCGGGCGACGCGGGTGACCGTGGCACGACCGGTCCGCCACCGGGGGTCGCGAACGGTGACGGCGGCGGCCCACCACCTGGTGTCGACACCGACGGAGATGGAGGCGGCCCGCCACCGGGCGTCGGCGACGTGAGCACCGACGACGCCGACAGCGGTCCACCGCCGGGCGCGACGGTCGGCCGGCCGAGCGTCCTCGCGGGCGACGGCTTCGCGTTCGTCAGCCACACCGGGGAGGTGTACCCCTCCGGCTTCCTGCCGAAGTCCGCCGGCAACGTCCGGGAGTCGTCGGTCGCCGCCCTCTACCGCGAGTCGGACCTGTTCACCGCCCTGCGGGACCGCGACGAACTCCGGGGGAAGTGCGGGGCCTGCGAGTTCCGTTGGGTGTGCGGCGGCAGTCGGTCGCGGGCCTACGCCGCGACGGGCGACCCACTCGCGGCCGACCCACTCTGTCCCCACGAACCAGAGGGCTGA
- a CDS encoding alpha/beta hydrolase — MTRDTSAWRRRGREDPPERPPRPSNYEFSKVTANFESAGEECAGWLYRPDRPADPPVIVMAHGFAGERTFRLPTIAERFAERGYAVFLFDYRNFGDSEGEPRNLVSPSRHVADWEAAVARVRRFDDLDTGRLALWGTSFSAGHALVTAAGDRRVSAVVGQVPFVDGRAVTRNKPLSYLPTALGAGLRDKLQSRLLGPYTVPVVGDPEEFAVLNEPGARSGFMELVPRGSTWDNECPARIFLSLPRYRPITHCEDVTCPTLLLAGQHDEIIPLSSVEAAAEALPDATLIRMPVGHFDVYAGEAFEQVFGHQIAFLDSVLRD, encoded by the coding sequence GTGACCCGCGACACCTCGGCGTGGCGACGACGCGGCCGCGAGGACCCGCCGGAGCGCCCGCCCCGCCCCTCGAACTACGAGTTCTCGAAGGTGACGGCGAACTTCGAGAGCGCCGGCGAGGAGTGTGCCGGGTGGCTCTACCGGCCGGACCGCCCGGCCGACCCGCCGGTGATCGTGATGGCCCACGGCTTCGCTGGCGAGCGCACGTTCCGCCTGCCGACCATCGCCGAACGGTTCGCCGAGCGCGGCTACGCGGTCTTCCTGTTCGACTACCGCAACTTCGGCGACAGCGAGGGCGAACCCCGGAACCTCGTCTCGCCGTCGCGCCACGTCGCCGACTGGGAGGCCGCCGTCGCCCGTGTCCGTCGGTTCGACGACCTCGACACGGGTCGGCTGGCGCTGTGGGGCACCTCCTTCTCGGCGGGCCACGCACTCGTCACGGCGGCGGGCGACCGGCGCGTCTCGGCCGTGGTCGGACAGGTCCCGTTCGTCGACGGGCGGGCGGTGACCCGGAACAAACCGCTGTCGTACCTCCCGACGGCGCTCGGAGCGGGCTTGCGCGACAAGCTTCAATCGCGTCTACTCGGTCCCTACACGGTGCCGGTCGTCGGCGACCCGGAGGAGTTCGCGGTGCTGAACGAACCCGGCGCGAGGTCGGGGTTCATGGAACTGGTCCCGCGCGGGAGCACGTGGGACAACGAGTGTCCGGCCAGAATCTTCCTCTCGCTGCCCCGCTACCGGCCCATCACCCACTGCGAGGACGTGACGTGTCCGACGCTTCTGCTGGCGGGGCAACACGACGAGATCATCCCGCTGTCGTCGGTCGAGGCGGCGGCCGAGGCGCTACCGGACGCCACGCTGATCCGGATGCCGGTCGGCCACTTCGACGTGTACGCCGGCGAGGCGTTCGAACAGGTGTTCGGCCACCAGATCGCGTTTCTCGACAGCGTTCTGCGCGACTGA